One Phocaeicola dorei genomic region harbors:
- a CDS encoding NigD-like protein gives MRKVVILSFLASLLLGACGEDDYVYPNVLTDMIDLKTDHTGTGRYLITDEGTEWRIQSRTGLDGLAPDTTYRTVTMYAPLTDSEEAEKEAILYNTQLVISPVPLPESKFKEIKTDPVAIQSIWRGGNYLNLILQVKVKDQKHGYHFIENKLENKDGEQTLYLTLYHDRNNDIEGFNRKVYLSVPLWAYAGKLHKGDKIVFNIHTYKEGMTSRIFYF, from the coding sequence ATGAGGAAAGTCGTTATTTTATCTTTTCTAGCTTCTTTGCTTCTCGGCGCGTGCGGTGAAGACGATTATGTATATCCCAATGTTCTGACAGATATGATCGACTTGAAAACCGATCATACAGGAACCGGACGATATCTGATAACGGACGAAGGGACAGAGTGGCGCATCCAGTCACGTACCGGTCTTGACGGACTGGCACCAGACACCACGTACCGCACGGTTACCATGTACGCTCCATTGACAGACTCGGAAGAAGCAGAAAAAGAAGCCATACTTTACAATACCCAACTGGTTATTTCTCCTGTTCCCTTGCCCGAATCTAAATTCAAGGAGATAAAGACCGATCCGGTGGCCATTCAAAGCATCTGGCGGGGTGGGAATTACCTGAACCTGATTTTACAAGTCAAAGTCAAAGATCAGAAGCACGGCTATCACTTTATTGAGAACAAACTGGAGAACAAAGATGGAGAACAAACATTATACTTGACACTCTATCATGACAGGAATAATGACATCGAAGGTTTCAACCGTAAAGTCTATCTGTCTGTTCCCTTATGGGCATACGCCGGCAAACTGCATAAAGGCGATAAGATTGTATTCAACATCCATACTTATAAAGAAGGTATGACCAGTCGTATCTTTTATTTTTAG
- a CDS encoding rhodanese-like domain-containing protein: MIKTIYFIFFICAFSLGLWACTGKDSDKFKNLSSDQFEEMIQDKTIQLIDVRTVAEYSEGHIPGSININVLDNEFGTNIEKLLQKDRPVAVYCKSGRRSRNAANILVKKGFKVYNLDKGILDWKELGKEISF; encoded by the coding sequence ATGATAAAGACCATTTATTTCATATTCTTCATCTGCGCATTCTCACTAGGATTATGGGCATGTACCGGCAAAGACAGTGACAAATTCAAGAATCTTTCCTCTGACCAGTTTGAGGAAATGATACAGGACAAGACCATCCAACTGATTGATGTACGCACGGTAGCCGAATATTCCGAAGGCCATATACCGGGCAGCATCAATATCAATGTATTGGACAATGAGTTTGGTACAAACATCGAGAAGCTTCTTCAAAAAGACCGTCCCGTAGCCGTTTATTGCAAAAGTGGAAGGCGCAGCCGCAATGCGGCCAATATTTTGGTAAAAAAAGGATTCAAAGTGTATAATCTGGATAAGGGTATCCTAGACTGGAAGGAATTAGGGAAGGAAATAAGTTTTTAA
- a CDS encoding acetylornithine carbamoyltransferase: MRYFTNVHDLGDLKSALAEAFEIKKDRYKYETLGKHKTCLLIFFNNSLRTRLSTQKAARNLGMDVIVLDVNQGAWKLETERGVIMDGDKSEHLLEAIPVMASYCDIIGVRSFAHFENREDDYTEKILNQFIKYSGKPVFSMEAATGHPLQAFADLITIEEYKKKDRPKVVLTWAPHPRALPQAVPNSFADWMNEADVDFVITHPEGYELDPKFVRGAKVEYNQMKAFEGADFIYAKNWACPGVTHPADYGKILSKDMSWTVDAAHMAVTNNAFFMHCLPVRRNMIVTDEVIEAPTSLVIPEAANREISATVVLKRMLEGLE; this comes from the coding sequence ATGAGATACTTTACAAACGTACATGATTTGGGCGACTTGAAGAGTGCCCTTGCCGAAGCTTTCGAAATCAAGAAAGACCGCTACAAATATGAAACCCTGGGAAAGCATAAGACTTGTCTGTTGATTTTCTTCAACAACAGTCTGCGTACCCGTTTGAGTACCCAGAAGGCAGCTCGTAATTTGGGGATGGATGTGATTGTACTCGATGTGAATCAAGGTGCATGGAAGCTGGAAACAGAGCGCGGTGTCATTATGGATGGCGATAAGAGTGAACATTTGCTGGAGGCTATTCCGGTGATGGCTTCTTATTGTGATATCATCGGTGTGCGTTCGTTCGCTCATTTTGAGAACCGCGAGGATGATTATACTGAAAAGATTCTGAATCAGTTCATAAAATATTCCGGCAAGCCTGTATTCTCCATGGAAGCCGCTACCGGTCATCCGTTGCAGGCTTTCGCCGACCTGATTACTATTGAAGAATATAAAAAGAAAGACCGTCCCAAGGTGGTATTGACTTGGGCGCCGCACCCGCGTGCATTACCTCAGGCTGTACCTAACTCGTTTGCCGACTGGATGAACGAGGCCGATGTGGATTTTGTCATCACTCATCCCGAAGGCTATGAGCTAGACCCGAAGTTTGTCCGTGGCGCGAAGGTGGAATATAACCAGATGAAAGCTTTTGAAGGGGCTGACTTTATTTATGCCAAGAACTGGGCATGTCCCGGTGTCACCCATCCTGCCGACTATGGAAAGATCCTGAGCAAGGATATGAGTTGGACGGTAGATGCGGCGCACATGGCAGTGACAAACAATGCTTTCTTTATGCATTGTCTGCCGGTGAGAAGAAACATGATTGTGACCGATGAGGTGATTGAAGCTCCTACTTCGTTGGTTATTCCTGAAGCGGCCAACCGGGAAATTTCTGCTACAGTTGTTTTAAAGAGAATGCTGGAAGGGTTGGAATAA
- a CDS encoding glutamate-5-semialdehyde dehydrogenase — MEQIKDIFKQVRQAKGSLAFCKEEIINDTLYALADRVEAATDRILEENAKDLAAMDPLNPKYDRLKLTAERIRAIAGGIRQVATLPSPSGRILNETVRPNGMKLTKVSVPFGVIGIIYEARPNVTLDVFALCFKSGNACILKGGSDADFSNRILVEIIRNTLLDVAHLSPYLVALLPAGHDSADALLHARGYVDLIIPRGGKGLIDYVRQNATIPVIETGAGVCHVYFDKDGDVAKGAVIIRNAKTRRVSVCNALDCLIVDVNRLTDLSTLCSDLQQDNVEIYADDLCYNYLKTSYPSHLLKHASTDTFGTEFLDYKMAVTATMTIQAAVAHISIYGSGHSECIVTENDRAADYFMKMVDAACVYVNVPTSFTDGGEFGLGAEIGISTQKLHARGPMGLEELNTYKWIIQGDGQIRQ; from the coding sequence ATGGAACAGATAAAAGATATTTTTAAACAGGTGCGGCAGGCAAAAGGATCTCTTGCTTTCTGCAAGGAGGAGATCATCAATGACACTTTGTATGCATTGGCCGACAGGGTGGAGGCTGCTACGGATCGGATTCTGGAAGAGAACGCCAAAGATTTGGCGGCGATGGATCCCTTAAATCCCAAATATGACCGTTTGAAACTGACGGCGGAACGTATTCGCGCTATAGCTGGAGGCATACGGCAAGTAGCCACGTTGCCTTCTCCGTCGGGGAGAATACTGAATGAGACTGTGCGTCCCAATGGCATGAAGCTGACCAAGGTAAGTGTGCCTTTTGGGGTGATAGGCATTATTTATGAAGCTCGTCCTAATGTGACTTTGGATGTGTTTGCACTTTGTTTCAAGTCAGGCAACGCTTGTATATTAAAAGGGGGAAGCGATGCCGATTTCTCCAACCGTATTCTGGTGGAGATTATCCGGAATACATTGCTGGATGTAGCCCACTTGTCTCCTTATCTGGTGGCATTGTTGCCGGCAGGACATGACTCGGCTGATGCACTGCTCCATGCCCGTGGCTATGTGGATTTGATTATTCCCCGGGGCGGCAAGGGGCTGATAGATTATGTGCGGCAGAACGCCACGATTCCCGTTATCGAGACAGGAGCTGGTGTGTGTCATGTTTATTTTGACAAGGATGGTGATGTGGCGAAGGGAGCCGTCATTATCCGTAATGCCAAGACACGTCGTGTCAGCGTGTGCAACGCATTGGACTGCCTGATTGTAGATGTGAACCGGCTGACCGACCTTTCCACTCTTTGTAGCGATTTGCAGCAGGACAACGTGGAAATCTATGCCGATGACTTGTGTTATAATTATCTGAAAACTTCTTACCCTTCCCACTTGCTGAAACATGCTTCTACGGATACTTTCGGAACAGAGTTTCTGGACTACAAAATGGCAGTGACGGCGACTATGACCATACAGGCGGCTGTGGCCCACATTTCTATTTATGGTTCGGGACATAGTGAATGTATTGTGACGGAGAATGACCGGGCGGCCGATTATTTTATGAAGATGGTGGATGCGGCTTGTGTTTATGTGAATGTGCCTACTTCGTTTACCGATGGAGGTGAGTTCGGATTGGGAGCGGAAATAGGTATCAGCACGCAGAAGCTTCACGCCCGTGGTCCGATGGGCCTGGAGGAACTGAACACATACAAGTGGATTATTCAGGGGGATGGACAAATAAGACAATAA
- the proB gene encoding glutamate 5-kinase: MAVQFTRIAVKIGSNVLARKDGTLDVTRMSALVDQVAELRKAGVEVILISSGAVASGRSEIKPSKKLDSVEQRQLFSAVGQAKLINRYYELFREHGIPVGQVLTTKESFGTRRHYLNQRNCMMVMLENGVIPIVNENDTISVTELMFTDNDELSGMIASMMDMQALIILSNIDGIYNGSPSTLGTQVIREVEQGKDLSDYIQTEKSGFGRGGMLTKTTIARKVADEGITVIIANGKKDNILVDLLQHPAGTVCTRFIPAEGGVSSVKKWIAHSEGFAKGELHLNEQAVKVLKGHKAVSLLPVGVVRIEGEFEKDDIVKIIDHRGRQIGVGRIGFDSAEARALQGKHGQKPMVHYDYLYLD; encoded by the coding sequence ATGGCAGTTCAGTTTACAAGAATAGCAGTAAAGATAGGTAGTAATGTGTTGGCGCGTAAAGACGGTACACTGGATGTGACGCGTATGTCGGCATTGGTAGACCAAGTGGCGGAATTGCGCAAAGCCGGAGTGGAAGTCATTCTGATTTCATCTGGGGCGGTAGCTTCGGGACGCAGCGAGATCAAACCTTCCAAAAAATTAGATAGTGTGGAGCAAAGGCAACTTTTCTCGGCGGTGGGGCAGGCAAAGCTGATCAACCGTTACTATGAGCTGTTTCGTGAACACGGTATTCCCGTCGGGCAGGTGCTGACTACGAAAGAAAGTTTTGGCACGCGCCGTCATTACCTGAACCAGCGCAACTGTATGATGGTGATGCTGGAGAACGGTGTCATACCTATCGTAAATGAGAATGATACTATTTCGGTCACCGAACTGATGTTTACAGACAATGACGAACTTTCGGGAATGATCGCTTCTATGATGGATATGCAGGCATTAATCATACTGAGCAATATTGACGGCATATACAATGGCTCTCCTTCTACCCTCGGTACGCAGGTGATACGGGAGGTGGAGCAGGGAAAGGATCTTTCGGACTATATACAGACGGAGAAATCGGGCTTTGGCCGGGGCGGTATGCTGACAAAGACTACCATTGCCCGCAAAGTGGCCGATGAGGGTATCACAGTCATTATAGCCAATGGCAAGAAAGACAATATTCTGGTCGATTTACTGCAACATCCGGCAGGGACAGTCTGTACGCGCTTTATTCCGGCAGAAGGCGGAGTATCCAGCGTGAAGAAGTGGATTGCCCACAGCGAAGGCTTTGCGAAAGGCGAGTTGCATTTGAACGAACAGGCCGTGAAAGTGTTGAAAGGACATAAGGCGGTAAGCCTGCTTCCTGTGGGAGTGGTCCGCATAGAAGGGGAATTTGAAAAAGATGATATAGTGAAAATCATAGACCACCGGGGCAGGCAGATAGGAGTGGGACGCATCGGATTTGATTCGGCAGAAGCACGTGCATTGCAGGGGAAACATGGGCAGAAACCTATGGTACACTATGATTATTTGTATTTGGACTGA
- a CDS encoding Cof-type HAD-IIB family hydrolase: MVKAIFFDIDGTLVSFETHKIPASTQEALKALRDKGIKIFIATGRPQCLINNLSDLEFDGYITVNGSYCFTAGHQPIYKGCIPQEDIERLITFQQKYPVPFVFVHGNEMFVTEVNDRVQAVSDLIEIPVPPVASIEEARGKDILQIMGYFTAEEEKETDIFGKVLTHCEPMRWYPLFADIIARGNSKSTGIDKVLAYFDIDLKDTMAFGDGGNDIPMLKHVTTGIAMGNAEPHVKAVADYVTTSVDEDGIANALKHFGLI; this comes from the coding sequence ATGGTTAAAGCTATTTTTTTCGATATTGACGGTACATTGGTTTCTTTTGAAACTCATAAAATTCCCGCTTCAACCCAAGAAGCATTAAAAGCACTTCGTGATAAAGGCATTAAAATATTTATTGCCACCGGACGCCCACAATGTTTAATAAACAATCTGAGTGATTTAGAGTTTGACGGGTATATCACAGTCAACGGCAGCTATTGTTTTACTGCCGGCCACCAGCCCATTTATAAAGGTTGCATCCCGCAAGAAGACATTGAACGGCTAATAACTTTTCAACAGAAATATCCGGTACCTTTCGTTTTTGTACACGGCAATGAAATGTTCGTCACTGAAGTGAATGACAGAGTACAGGCTGTTTCCGATCTGATTGAAATTCCTGTTCCCCCTGTCGCCTCCATAGAAGAAGCCCGTGGAAAAGATATCCTGCAAATAATGGGATACTTTACGGCCGAAGAGGAAAAAGAAACAGATATATTCGGCAAAGTGCTGACTCATTGCGAACCGATGCGCTGGTATCCATTGTTTGCCGATATCATTGCACGGGGCAACAGTAAAAGTACGGGAATAGACAAAGTGCTGGCATATTTTGACATTGACCTGAAAGACACAATGGCTTTCGGTGACGGCGGCAACGATATCCCCATGCTGAAACACGTAACCACAGGGATAGCTATGGGAAATGCCGAGCCCCATGTCAAAGCTGTGGCCGACTACGTGACAACCTCCGTAGATGAAGACGGGATAGCCAATGCTTTGAAACATTTCGGATTAATCTAA
- a CDS encoding GH92 family glycosyl hydrolase has product MKKTYSILCAFVLAGSFFGCSTTQQKTSETDYTQYVNTFIGAADNGHTFPGACRPFSMIQTSPVTGAIGWRYCSEYVYTDSLIWGFTQTHLNGTGCMDLGDILVMPVTGTRARAWDAYRSHFPKDKEAATPGYYTVELTDPGVKAELTVSPHAALHRYTYHNADSASVLIDLQHGPAWNENQYHSQVQSCETNWEDAQTLTGHVRNSVWVNQDCFFVMKFNRPVIDTLYLPMAETEKGKRIIATFDMEPGEELLMKVAMSTTGVDGAKKNMEAEIADWNFEGVKQAAHDEWNNYLSRIEITGTDDEKTNFYTSFYHALIQPNQISDVDGWYRNAADSIVKAGNGAFYSTFSLWDTYRAAHPFYTLMVPEKVDGFVNSLVEQAEVQGFLPIWGLWGKETYTMIGNHGVSVIAEAYRKGFRGFDAERAFNAIKNTQTVSHKLKSDWETYMKYGYFPTDLIKTESVSSTLESVYDDYAAADMAQRMGKEEDAAYFAKRADFYKNLFDTETQFMRPRNADGSWKSPFNPSQVAHMESTGGDYTEGNAWQYTWHVQHDVPGLIELFGGEQAFLNKLDSLFTLKLETTQADVTGLIGQYAHGNEPSHHITYLYTLAGRPERTQELIREIFDTQYHPEPDGLCGNDDCGQMSAWYMFSAMGFYPVDPVSGNYVFGAPQMPEIVLNLADGKTFTIIAEGLSKEHKYIDSITLNGEPYTKNYISHEDILKGGTLVYKMK; this is encoded by the coding sequence ATGAAGAAAACCTATTCTATCCTTTGCGCATTTGTATTGGCAGGCTCGTTCTTCGGCTGTTCCACAACACAGCAGAAGACAAGCGAAACTGACTACACGCAGTATGTTAACACGTTCATCGGAGCAGCAGACAACGGACATACCTTTCCCGGTGCCTGCCGTCCTTTCAGCATGATCCAGACAAGCCCCGTAACCGGAGCTATCGGCTGGAGATATTGCTCGGAATATGTGTACACCGACTCCCTGATATGGGGATTTACCCAAACACACCTTAATGGAACAGGGTGTATGGATTTGGGAGATATCCTGGTGATGCCAGTTACCGGCACACGCGCCCGTGCCTGGGACGCTTATCGCAGCCACTTCCCCAAAGACAAGGAAGCAGCGACTCCCGGATACTACACCGTAGAGCTGACTGATCCCGGCGTGAAAGCCGAACTGACCGTCTCTCCCCATGCCGCCCTACACCGTTATACCTATCATAACGCCGACTCGGCATCTGTATTGATTGACCTTCAGCACGGACCTGCGTGGAACGAAAACCAATATCATTCGCAAGTACAAAGTTGCGAAACCAATTGGGAAGATGCACAAACTTTGACCGGACATGTACGCAACAGCGTATGGGTGAACCAGGATTGCTTTTTTGTTATGAAGTTCAATCGTCCCGTCATAGATACCCTGTATCTGCCCATGGCCGAAACAGAAAAAGGGAAACGTATCATCGCTACTTTTGACATGGAGCCGGGAGAGGAACTGCTGATGAAAGTAGCCATGTCCACCACCGGCGTGGATGGAGCCAAGAAGAATATGGAAGCGGAAATAGCCGACTGGAATTTTGAAGGAGTGAAGCAAGCAGCACACGACGAATGGAATAATTATCTGAGCCGCATTGAAATAACCGGTACGGATGATGAGAAGACCAACTTCTATACTAGCTTCTACCATGCCCTGATACAGCCCAACCAAATCTCGGACGTAGACGGATGGTACCGTAATGCAGCCGATTCCATCGTTAAAGCCGGTAACGGAGCTTTTTATTCCACTTTCTCCTTATGGGACACTTACCGTGCCGCCCATCCGTTTTACACCTTAATGGTTCCTGAAAAAGTAGATGGATTCGTCAATTCATTGGTAGAACAGGCTGAAGTACAGGGCTTCCTGCCTATCTGGGGACTTTGGGGAAAAGAAACATATACCATGATTGGCAACCACGGTGTTTCAGTTATCGCCGAAGCTTACCGCAAAGGCTTCCGAGGCTTTGATGCCGAGCGTGCCTTCAATGCTATCAAAAATACCCAAACCGTATCTCATAAACTGAAATCCGATTGGGAAACTTATATGAAATACGGTTATTTCCCTACTGACTTGATTAAGACAGAATCAGTATCCTCTACGCTGGAATCGGTATATGATGATTACGCCGCAGCCGATATGGCCCAACGTATGGGTAAAGAGGAAGATGCCGCTTATTTTGCCAAACGTGCCGATTTTTATAAGAACCTGTTCGATACTGAAACGCAATTCATGCGTCCCCGCAATGCTGACGGGAGTTGGAAATCTCCTTTCAACCCTAGTCAGGTTGCCCACATGGAAAGTACCGGTGGAGACTATACCGAAGGTAATGCATGGCAGTACACTTGGCATGTGCAACATGATGTGCCGGGGCTTATTGAGTTATTCGGCGGAGAACAAGCATTCTTAAACAAATTGGATTCTTTATTCACCTTGAAACTGGAAACCACCCAGGCAGATGTTACCGGCTTGATCGGTCAATACGCACACGGCAATGAACCCAGCCATCACATTACTTATTTATATACGTTGGCAGGTCGCCCCGAACGTACCCAAGAACTGATCCGTGAAATCTTTGATACGCAATATCATCCCGAACCCGACGGACTCTGTGGCAATGATGACTGCGGACAGATGTCAGCATGGTATATGTTCTCTGCTATGGGGTTCTATCCGGTAGATCCGGTAAGTGGCAATTATGTATTCGGCGCCCCACAGATGCCTGAAATTGTATTGAACCTGGCCGATGGAAAGACTTTCACGATCATTGCCGAAGGATTATCAAAGGAACACAAGTATATTGACAGTATTACACTGAACGGTGAACCTTATACAAAGAATTATATCTCGCATGAAGATATCCTAAAGGGCGGGACTTTGGTGTATAAGATGAAATAA